In Gossypium arboreum isolate Shixiya-1 chromosome 5, ASM2569848v2, whole genome shotgun sequence, a single genomic region encodes these proteins:
- the LOC108480498 gene encoding 17.3 kDa class II heat shock protein-like, translating to MDLRIMGFDSPLLNTLQHMMDLSDDTEKIPNAPSKVYMRDAKAMAATPADIKEYPKSYVFIVDMPGLKSGDIKVQVEDDNMLLISGERKREEEKEGAKYVRMERRVGKLMRKFALPENANTDAISAICQDGVLTVTVEKLPPPEPKKPKTIEVKIA from the coding sequence atggatctCAGAATCATGGGTTTCGATTCTCCGCTCTTGAATACTCTCCAACATATGATGGATCTTTCTGACGATACGGAGAAGATCCCGAACGCACCATCAAAGGTTTACATGCGGGATGCCAAGGCCATGGCTGCAACACCAGCGGACATTAAGGAGTACCCCAAGTCTTATGTGTTCATCGTCGACATGCCGGGGCTGAAATCAGGGGACATCAAGGTCCAAGTGGAGGACGACAATATGCTCTTGATCAGCGGAGAAAGGAAGCGAGAGGAAGAGAAAGAAGGAGCCAAGTACGTAAGAATGGAGAGGCGGGTCGGCAAGCTTATGAGGAAATTTGCGTTGCCTGAGAATGCTAACACTGATGCCATCTCTGCAATCTGTCAAGACGGGGTTTTAACTGTTACTGTGGAGAAACTGCCACCCCCTGAGCCTAAGAAACCCAAGACCATCGAGGTTAAAATAGCTTGA
- the LOC108480420 gene encoding 25S rRNA (cytosine-C(5))-methyltransferase NSUN5 isoform X2, translating into MARFKAKQPSSGAAEKKKPRMSNAERSAYFSRREAAKVLRSVLQGDAHRRAVATIKSLVYSPSIKNKKATFALVCQTLKHLPIIKDVLEGANILNSRWKEISFVGDAEKFLLQRKVSLQSALARLLVRKKMKCIEDLLDRYQTPDVSKPRYVRVNTLKLDVDSALIDLRKQYMVEKDDLVPDLLKLPPKCDLHDHPLVMNGSVFMQGKASSMVAAALDPDPGWEVLDACAAPGNKTVHLAALMRGKGKVIACELNKERIKRLADTVRLSGACNIEVFHGDFLSLDPKDPPYSKVRAILLDPSCSGSGTVAERLDHLLPSHAAGQSANVDETERLTKLASFQKKVLTHALCFPQVERIVYSTCSIHQIENEDVVKSILPLAASHGFRLGTPFPQWHRRGLPVLEGFEHLVRTDPVEDKEGFFIALFVREEGSVIHPSLSPDSSHLSLVKRTKRKNLSKKEARIRMPTLYGGMFKMFLYSKPSFRVNLK; encoded by the exons ATGGCCCGTTTCAAGGCGAAGCAACCATCATCGGGAGCCGCCGAGAAGAAGAAGCCTCGAATGAGTAACGCCGAGAGGTCTGCTTACTTCTCGAGGAGGGAGGCGGCCAAGGTACTGCGATCAGTTCTTCAAGGAGACGCTCATCGACGAGCGGTAGCCACCATAAAGTCCCTTGTTTATAGCCCGTCTATTAAGAACAAGAAGGCTACTTTCGCTCTCGTTTGTCAAACCCTCAAAC ATCTTCCTATCATTAAGGATGTGCTGGAGGGTGCTAACATATTGAATAGTAGATGGAAG GAAATTTCATTTGTTGGCGATGCGGAGAAATTTTTGCTACAGAGAAAAGTTTCTCTTCAGTCTGCTTTAGCTCGGCTTTTGGTGAGGAAAAAGATGAAGTGCATTGAAGATTTGTTAGACCGTTACCAAACTCCTG ATGTTTCAAAACCACGATATGTTCGTGTCAACACACTTAAACTGGATGTTGATTCCGCCTTAATTGACTTGAGGAAACAATACATG GTGGAGAAAGATGACCTGGTCCCTGACTTGTTAAAGCTCCCACCAAAATGTGATCTTCATGATCACCCTTTGGTCATGAATGGAAGTGTGTTTATGCAA GGGAAAGCAAGTTCTATGGTGGCAGCAGCTCTTGATCCTGATCCAGGATGGGAG GTTCTTGATGCATGTGCAGCTCCAGggaataaaactgtccatctcgCTGCTCTTATGAGAGGGAAAGGAAAGGTCATAGCCTGTGAACTGAACAAGGAAAGGATAAAACGTTTAGCAGACACTGTCAGACTATCTGGCGCATGTA ATATTGAAGTTTTTCATGGCGATTTTTTAAGTTTAGACCCAAAAGATCCCCCATACTCCAAG GTCCGTGCCATTCTTTTAGATCCTTCCTGCTCTGGATCTGGTACAGTTGCTGAGAGATTGGACCATCTGCTTCCATCTCATGCTGCAG GTCAATCAGCAAATGTTGATGAAACAGAGAGACTTACCAAGCTGGCCTCCTTTCAAAAGAAAGTGCTAACACATGCACTGTGCt TTCCACAAGTTGAGAGAATAGTCTACAGCACTTGTTCCATCCACCAAATTGAAAATGAAGATGTTGTCAAGTCTATTTTACCCCTTGCTGCATCTCATGGTTTTCGACTAGGAACACCTTTTCCCCAGTGGCACCGTCGTGGTCTTCCGGTTCTAGAAGGCT TTGAACATTTGGTCCGGACTGACCCTGTTGAGGACAAAGAAGGCTTTTTCATTGCTCTGTTTGTCAGGGAAGAAGGGTCCGTAATCCACCCATCGCTGAGCCCTGATTCATCTCATCTGTCTCTTGTAAAGCGTACTAAAAGGAAAAATCTTAGCAAGAAAGAGGCGAGAATTAGAATGCCAACCCTGTATGGCGGAATGTTTAAAATGTTTTTATATTCTAAACCTAGTTTTAGGGTTAACCTGAAATAA
- the LOC108480420 gene encoding 25S rRNA (cytosine-C(5))-methyltransferase NSUN5 isoform X1 — protein MARFKAKQPSSGAAEKKKPRMSNAERSAYFSRREAAKVLRSVLQGDAHRRAVATIKSLVYSPSIKNKKATFALVCQTLKHLPIIKDVLEGANILNSRWKRQVELVYIITYDILFGQEISFVGDAEKFLLQRKVSLQSALARLLVRKKMKCIEDLLDRYQTPDVSKPRYVRVNTLKLDVDSALIDLRKQYMVEKDDLVPDLLKLPPKCDLHDHPLVMNGSVFMQGKASSMVAAALDPDPGWEVLDACAAPGNKTVHLAALMRGKGKVIACELNKERIKRLADTVRLSGACNIEVFHGDFLSLDPKDPPYSKVRAILLDPSCSGSGTVAERLDHLLPSHAAGQSANVDETERLTKLASFQKKVLTHALCFPQVERIVYSTCSIHQIENEDVVKSILPLAASHGFRLGTPFPQWHRRGLPVLEGFEHLVRTDPVEDKEGFFIALFVREEGSVIHPSLSPDSSHLSLVKRTKRKNLSKKEARIRMPTLYGGMFKMFLYSKPSFRVNLK, from the exons ATGGCCCGTTTCAAGGCGAAGCAACCATCATCGGGAGCCGCCGAGAAGAAGAAGCCTCGAATGAGTAACGCCGAGAGGTCTGCTTACTTCTCGAGGAGGGAGGCGGCCAAGGTACTGCGATCAGTTCTTCAAGGAGACGCTCATCGACGAGCGGTAGCCACCATAAAGTCCCTTGTTTATAGCCCGTCTATTAAGAACAAGAAGGCTACTTTCGCTCTCGTTTGTCAAACCCTCAAAC ATCTTCCTATCATTAAGGATGTGCTGGAGGGTGCTAACATATTGAATAGTAGATGGAAG AGGCAAGTGGAATTGGTTTATATAATCACTTATGATATTCTTTTTGGTcag GAAATTTCATTTGTTGGCGATGCGGAGAAATTTTTGCTACAGAGAAAAGTTTCTCTTCAGTCTGCTTTAGCTCGGCTTTTGGTGAGGAAAAAGATGAAGTGCATTGAAGATTTGTTAGACCGTTACCAAACTCCTG ATGTTTCAAAACCACGATATGTTCGTGTCAACACACTTAAACTGGATGTTGATTCCGCCTTAATTGACTTGAGGAAACAATACATG GTGGAGAAAGATGACCTGGTCCCTGACTTGTTAAAGCTCCCACCAAAATGTGATCTTCATGATCACCCTTTGGTCATGAATGGAAGTGTGTTTATGCAA GGGAAAGCAAGTTCTATGGTGGCAGCAGCTCTTGATCCTGATCCAGGATGGGAG GTTCTTGATGCATGTGCAGCTCCAGggaataaaactgtccatctcgCTGCTCTTATGAGAGGGAAAGGAAAGGTCATAGCCTGTGAACTGAACAAGGAAAGGATAAAACGTTTAGCAGACACTGTCAGACTATCTGGCGCATGTA ATATTGAAGTTTTTCATGGCGATTTTTTAAGTTTAGACCCAAAAGATCCCCCATACTCCAAG GTCCGTGCCATTCTTTTAGATCCTTCCTGCTCTGGATCTGGTACAGTTGCTGAGAGATTGGACCATCTGCTTCCATCTCATGCTGCAG GTCAATCAGCAAATGTTGATGAAACAGAGAGACTTACCAAGCTGGCCTCCTTTCAAAAGAAAGTGCTAACACATGCACTGTGCt TTCCACAAGTTGAGAGAATAGTCTACAGCACTTGTTCCATCCACCAAATTGAAAATGAAGATGTTGTCAAGTCTATTTTACCCCTTGCTGCATCTCATGGTTTTCGACTAGGAACACCTTTTCCCCAGTGGCACCGTCGTGGTCTTCCGGTTCTAGAAGGCT TTGAACATTTGGTCCGGACTGACCCTGTTGAGGACAAAGAAGGCTTTTTCATTGCTCTGTTTGTCAGGGAAGAAGGGTCCGTAATCCACCCATCGCTGAGCCCTGATTCATCTCATCTGTCTCTTGTAAAGCGTACTAAAAGGAAAAATCTTAGCAAGAAAGAGGCGAGAATTAGAATGCCAACCCTGTATGGCGGAATGTTTAAAATGTTTTTATATTCTAAACCTAGTTTTAGGGTTAACCTGAAATAA